The Arachis hypogaea cultivar Tifrunner chromosome 14, arahy.Tifrunner.gnm2.J5K5, whole genome shotgun sequence genome has a segment encoding these proteins:
- the LOC112744259 gene encoding seipin-1, translated as MEENQKPFLLLPKPYNFVSKLVNFHADLIYNCIVCIFSPFYSLLSFASEFYHQETKYTAVESSELHQQAHHGGGTTTTTTTTTTTITGLFFKKLGLGLLSAAYLCIVLFLVLIVATVLGVCLVKLWVEEPVVVRENVHFDYTEENPSAVFSFVGGMSGFVGRTKRNKHISVPVGHMFHVSLLLVMPESDFNTQLGVFQLTAELLTVNGNVIAKSSRPSMLRFRSSPIRLARTLMMGLPLVLGMSEETQSIIVDILRHKEEYRRTKAIRVTMHPRSGTSSLPQLYEAQIMIKSRLPWSKEVVRNWKWTFYVWVSIYVYIVLLMFLLCCYRRLLFLVTPDLFGRGGELPREEPPREHDESEISELLRKLRRRRRNKRKAISDHDDDGDGVEETIVGSSGEINNTEDGTGSVPVEQVDEDSGSVCF; from the exons ATGGAGGAAAACCAAaaaccctttcttcttcttccaaaaccATACAACTTTGTATCAAAACTAGTAAACTTCCACGCAGACTTAATCTATAACTGCATAGTCTGTATCTTCTCTCCATTCTACTCACTCTTGTCCTTCGCCTCAGAGTTCTATCATCAGGAAACCAAGTACACCGCCGTAGAATCATCAGAACTTCATCAACAAGCTCATCATGGAGGAGGaaccaccacaaccaccaccaccaccaccaccaccatcacggGGCTCTTCTTCAAGAAACTTGGGCTTGGGCTTCTGAGTGCTGCATACTTGTGCATAGTTCTGTTCTTGGTTCTGATCGTGGCAACGGTTTTGGGGGTTTGTTTGGTGAAGCTGTGGGTGGAGGAGCCGGTGGTGGTTAGAGAGAATGTGCATTTTGATTACACTGAAGAAAACCCTTCTGCTGTGTTCTCGTTTGTTGGGGGAATGAGTGGTTTTGTTGGAAGAACAAAGAGGAATAAGCATATAAGTGTGCCTGTTGGTCATATGTTTCATGTTTCTTTGCTTCTTGTCATGCCCGAATCTGATTTCAATACACAACTTGGTGTCTTTCAG TTGACAGCCGAACTCCTTACGGTGAACGGAAACGTGATAGCAAAATCGAGCCGGCCTTCAATGTTACGGTTCAGAAGCTCACCGATTCGACTAGCCCGGACATTGATGATGGGTTTGCCTCTAGTACTCGGAATGTCCGAGGAAACCCAGAGCATCATTGTTGATATCTTGAGGCACAAGGAAGAGTATAGAAGAACCAAGGCCATTAGAGTAACCATGCATCCAAGATCAGGAACCTCATCACTTCCACAATTGTATGAGGCTCAAATCATGATCAAGTCACGGTTACCTTGGTCCAAAGAAGTGGTCCGGAATTGGAAATGGACCTTTTATGTTTGGGTGTCAATTTATGTCTACATTGTTCTTCTCATGTTCCTACTATGTTGCTATAGGAGACTATTGTTTCTAGTCACACCGGATTTGTTCGGCCGCGGCGGCGAACTCCCAAGGGAAGAGCCTCCTAGAGAGCATGATGAAAGTGAGATTTCTGAGTTGTTGAGGAaattgaggaggaggaggaggaacaagaggaaagctatatcggaccatgatgatgatggtgatggtgtTGAAGAAACCATTGTTGGATCTTCAGGTGAAATCAATAATACAGAAGATGGTACAGGTAGTGTTCCCGTAGAACAAGTCGATGAGGACTCTGGATCGGTGTGTTTTTAA
- the LOC112744260 gene encoding putative 4-hydroxy-4-methyl-2-oxoglutarate aldolase 2 translates to MALVTTAEVCDANPQLILSGELRALQPVFQIYGRRQVFSGPIVTLKVFEDNVLVREFLEEKGNGRVLVVDGGGSLRCAILGGNPVVQAQNNGWAGIIVNGCIRDVDEINGCDIGVRALASHPMKANKKGMGEKHVPINIAGTRISDGEWLYADTDGILISRTELAV, encoded by the coding sequence ATGGCCTTGGTCACCACAGCCGAAGTATGTGATGCAAACCCACAATTAATTTTGAGTGGCGAGCTTCGTGCCCTTCAGCCAGTTTTCCAAATCTATGGTCGTCGACAGGTCTTTTCCGGACCGATAGTTACCCTGAAGGTGTTTGAAGACAATGTTTTGGTTCGGGAGTTTCTTGAAGAGAAAGGCAATGGAAGAGTGCTTGTTGTCGATGGTGGCGGGAGCTTGCGCTGCGCAATATTGGGTGGCAACCCTGTAGTACAAGCGCAAAACAACGGATGGGCAGGTATCATTGTGAACGGATGTATAAGAGACGTGGATGAGATCAATGGCTGCGATATCGGGGTGAGAGCACTAGCTTCCCATCCAATGAAAGCTAACAAGAAAGGCATGGGAGAAAAGCATGTTCCTATAAATATTGCTGGGACAAGAATCAGTGATGGGGAATGGCTTTATGCGGACACGGATGGGATTCTGATCTCTCGAACGGAGCTGGCTGTCTGA
- the LOC112744261 gene encoding isopentenyl-diphosphate Delta-isomerase I, whose amino-acid sequence MAHSTIAVTLSQQLFKRTTVLFPHSSFRSRSLLPSSSSSSVSFSPNFHTPLSSSSSSFALRASSSSSSSSTSSTAAMGETIAAVDAGMDAVQRRLMFEDECILVDENDHVVGHDSKYNCHLMEKIEAENLLHRAFSVFLFNSKYELLLQQRSGTKVTFPLVWTNTCCSHPLYRESELIEEDALGVRNAAQRKLLDELGIVAEDVPVDQFLPLGRILYKAPSDGKWGEHELDYLLFIVRDVKVNPNPDEVADIRYVNRDQLKELLRKADAGEGGLKLSPWFRLVVDNFLFKWWDHLEQGTLGQVADMKTIHKLS is encoded by the exons ATGGCGCACTCTACGATCGCCGTTACACTGAGCCAGCAACTCTTTAAAAGGACCACTGTCCTCTTCCCTCACTCTTCTTTCAGATCTcgttctcttcttccttcttcttcttcttcttctgtttccTTCTCTCCTAACTTTCatactcctctttcttcttcttcttcttctttcgctCTCagagcctcttcttcttcttcttcttcgtccacCTCCTCCACCGCTGCCATGGGTGAAACTATCGCCGCCGTCGATGCCGGAATGGACGCTGTTCAGCGCCGCCTCATGTTCGAAGACGA ATGCATTTTGGTGGATGAGAACGACCACGTGGTTGGTCATGATTCCAAATACAACT GTCACTTGATGGAAAAGATTGAAGCTGAAAATTTGCTGCACAGAGCTTTCAGTGTATTCCTGTTCAACTCAAAGTATGAGTTGCTTCTTCAG CAACGATCTGGCACAAAGGTAACGTTCCCTCTTGTGTGGACCAACACCTGCTGCAGCCATCCACTGTACCGCGAATCTGAGCTTATTGAGGAGGATGCGCTCG GAGTGAGAAACGCTGCCCAGAGGAAGCTTTTGGACGAGCTTGGTATTGTTGCTGAAGATGTGCCAGTTGATCAGTTCTTGCCTTTGGGCCGCATACTTTACAAGGCACCTTCTGATGGCAAATGGGGAGAACATGAAT TGGATTATCTGTTGTTCATCGTCAGGGATGTTAAGGTGAACCCTAATCCAGATGAAGTTGCTGATATCAGGTATGTGAATCGCGACCAGTTGAAGGAGCTACTGAGGAAAGCGGATGCCGGCGAGGGAGGCTTGAAGCTGTCGCCATGGTTCAGACTCGTTGTGGACAATTTCTTGTTCAAATGGTGGGACCATCTTGAGCAAGGAACTTTGGGACAGGTCGCTGACATGAAAACCATTCACAAGTTgagttaa